A genomic window from Pseudogulbenkiania sp. MAI-1 includes:
- a CDS encoding DUF2399 domain-containing protein, with protein MSSWLALIDPDHVTRTPLGVRGHNLRLTPRGEPRALLLGAEERQLIATWLGSRASRVRWTTLLAATGNPVLAEDLLRRLLEAGWCEVELHAEAGLRQAQLEPFWVSWRDMYGLRSLSGLTDPRERAETVALWRGWQPVNAQLAGLADSLGNRLPSATLERRLKLAQALDAWLSAGLWGTERQFSQYAFGRSKAFNGGDRDWLAAHGIELEACGVSPHTPHVFLSGPLTLYAGAEPLLAASLLGQGVALAPEALLAVTALQGSVRGVRVVENLSVFEVLTRAAQPFLTVWVPGYPHRRWRAAVGHLLARLRLPLQVACDLDPDGIAIARQVGAVAEQAGCAWQPWKMEAEALTLANGAQPLSDEDAHRLARLERHGLPAMLAGLADALEERQLKVEQEGLFLERLAEA; from the coding sequence ATGTCCAGCTGGCTCGCCCTGATCGACCCCGACCACGTCACCCGCACCCCGCTCGGCGTGCGCGGCCACAACCTGCGGTTGACGCCGCGCGGCGAGCCGCGCGCCTTGCTGCTCGGCGCCGAGGAGCGGCAACTGATCGCCACCTGGCTCGGTTCGCGGGCGAGCCGGGTGCGCTGGACCACGCTGCTCGCCGCCACCGGTAATCCGGTGCTGGCCGAAGACCTGCTGCGCCGCTTGCTGGAAGCCGGCTGGTGCGAGGTCGAACTGCACGCCGAGGCCGGGTTGCGCCAGGCTCAGCTCGAGCCGTTCTGGGTGAGCTGGCGCGACATGTACGGCCTGCGCAGCCTGAGCGGACTCACCGACCCGCGCGAGCGCGCCGAGACGGTGGCGTTGTGGCGCGGCTGGCAGCCGGTCAACGCGCAACTGGCCGGGCTCGCCGACAGCCTCGGCAACCGCCTGCCGTCGGCCACGCTGGAGCGCCGTCTCAAGCTCGCCCAGGCGCTGGATGCCTGGCTCAGCGCTGGGCTGTGGGGCACCGAGCGTCAGTTCTCGCAGTACGCTTTCGGCCGCAGCAAGGCGTTCAACGGCGGCGACCGCGACTGGCTCGCCGCCCACGGTATCGAGCTGGAGGCCTGCGGTGTCTCGCCCCATACCCCGCACGTGTTCCTGTCCGGACCGCTGACGTTGTACGCCGGTGCCGAACCCTTGCTGGCGGCCAGCCTGCTCGGCCAGGGCGTGGCGCTGGCGCCGGAGGCGCTGCTGGCGGTGACGGCGCTGCAGGGCAGCGTGCGCGGGGTGCGCGTGGTGGAGAACCTGAGCGTGTTCGAGGTGCTGACGCGGGCGGCGCAGCCCTTCCTGACCGTCTGGGTGCCGGGTTACCCGCACCGGCGCTGGCGGGCGGCGGTCGGCCATCTGCTGGCGCGGCTGCGCCTGCCGCTGCAGGTGGCGTGCGATCTCGACCCGGACGGCATCGCCATCGCGCGGCAGGTCGGCGCCGTGGCGGAGCAGGCCGGCTGCGCCTGGCAGCCGTGGAAGATGGAGGCCGAGGCGCTGACGCTGGCCAATGGCGCCCAGCCCCTGAGCGACGAGGACGCGCACCGCCTGGCGCGGCTCGAGCGCCACGGCCTGCCGGCCATGCTGGCAGGGCTGGCCGACGCGCTGGAAGAACGGCAGCTCAAGGTCGAGCAGGAGGGGCTGTTCCTGGAGCGCCTTGCCGAGGCCTGA
- a CDS encoding ATP-binding protein, whose amino-acid sequence MFQMKAVEMVHWDFWQRLTVPLDAQIVTIIGPNGSGKTTLLDAMRTLLAIKCSGKRDYKRYVRNNREAFAYLRGVVDNPRRPSGGLYPTPFFPIVSDAVTLLCRIKKQGGDWVRHYAILDGDVPLELAEGQAQWLGVQEYRRRLEMAGLTPAVAEVLALEQGDTDKLTEYSPRQLLDLVFQVFGDKDVLDNYQRAREEQRATELELEALTRQEEVLEGRVETMKTRANRHLEWRQLQHNIARLRDEVLPVLGYLDGKASFAGVWRGYRSGYHALNRASAEHAETLELVARLKAAEVAADAARVAAESARQAAQEAFMTAKSEHAGVAGQLKERDRLRALADKEYGADAAALAEQLTGLRSRADTLKDGLRALKQQREEKSQQLESLELGRTRAPDEVRHFRAALDEAGIGHAMLSELVEVTDARWQGAVEALLRPYRYVVLLDDPADRREAWQLGERHRYRHFVVPERASPPPAKKGSLLEVVRFSANAPDWLYRQMNGVTRVEDAREGADVDGDWITRDGYFRERRGARHIGVAPHDYAFGEAARQSRLLALRDELKRLNVQILADEDELVKVTREASGLADYLSGMDAIRQLDDRAEEFAALEARKGSLEAEIARLGAALADAAAEKEAADRRYGDARLAHDRVCQREQDTLAAYQQQRQEVDGARRQLRRLLAELREGAQRLPDGALAPEHVAALEDEFDSAADARHQLSYLEERLANGDWETDEAVLQLKDKLVDDLAQIDRERSRRQAEVDRSRELTDEARAAYIGKLRATVRAYGQNVRRLGELAGIGVEVELPQLANDDAVLAQAGLVLKFNFDQKGLMGMNDGEASGGQQVMKSLILLIGLMMDEANPSGFVFIDEPFAHLDIFNIDRVAGFLKATEAQYLITTPNTHNVNIFAPSELTLATRKKRPGETWAPPILQARRRVEGADKAP is encoded by the coding sequence ATGTTCCAGATGAAAGCGGTGGAAATGGTGCACTGGGACTTCTGGCAGCGGCTGACCGTGCCGCTCGATGCCCAGATCGTCACCATCATCGGCCCCAACGGCTCGGGCAAGACGACCTTGCTGGACGCGATGCGCACGCTGCTGGCGATCAAGTGCTCCGGCAAGCGCGACTACAAGCGCTACGTGCGCAACAACCGCGAGGCCTTCGCCTATTTGCGCGGCGTGGTCGACAACCCGCGGCGGCCTTCCGGCGGGCTCTACCCGACGCCGTTCTTCCCCATCGTCAGCGACGCCGTGACGCTGCTGTGCCGCATCAAGAAGCAGGGCGGCGACTGGGTGCGCCACTACGCCATCCTTGACGGCGATGTGCCGCTGGAACTGGCCGAAGGCCAGGCGCAGTGGCTCGGGGTGCAGGAATACCGCCGCCGTCTCGAGATGGCCGGGCTGACCCCGGCGGTGGCCGAGGTGCTGGCGCTGGAGCAGGGCGATACCGACAAGCTCACCGAATACAGCCCGCGCCAGCTGCTCGACCTGGTGTTCCAGGTGTTCGGCGACAAGGACGTGCTCGACAACTACCAGCGCGCGCGCGAGGAACAGCGCGCCACCGAGCTGGAGCTGGAGGCGCTGACGCGCCAGGAGGAGGTGCTGGAAGGGCGCGTCGAAACCATGAAGACGCGCGCCAACCGCCATCTGGAATGGCGCCAGTTGCAGCACAATATCGCCCGCCTGCGCGACGAGGTGCTGCCGGTGCTGGGCTATCTCGACGGCAAGGCCTCGTTTGCCGGGGTATGGCGCGGCTACCGCAGCGGCTACCACGCGCTGAACCGGGCGAGCGCCGAGCATGCCGAGACGCTGGAACTGGTGGCGCGGCTCAAGGCCGCCGAGGTTGCCGCCGACGCGGCGCGCGTCGCGGCGGAAAGCGCCCGGCAGGCGGCGCAGGAGGCTTTCATGACGGCCAAGTCGGAACACGCCGGCGTGGCCGGCCAGCTCAAGGAGCGTGACCGCCTGCGGGCGCTGGCCGACAAGGAATACGGTGCCGACGCCGCCGCGCTGGCCGAGCAACTGACCGGCTTGCGCAGCCGTGCCGACACGCTGAAGGACGGCCTGCGCGCACTCAAGCAGCAGCGCGAGGAGAAGTCGCAGCAGCTCGAGTCGCTGGAGCTGGGGCGCACGCGCGCGCCGGACGAGGTGCGCCACTTCCGCGCCGCGCTCGACGAGGCCGGCATCGGTCACGCCATGTTGTCCGAGCTGGTCGAGGTGACCGACGCGCGCTGGCAGGGCGCGGTCGAGGCGCTGCTCCGGCCCTACCGCTACGTGGTGCTGCTGGACGATCCCGCCGACCGGCGCGAGGCCTGGCAGCTGGGTGAGCGCCACCGCTACCGCCACTTCGTGGTACCCGAGCGCGCCAGCCCACCGCCAGCGAAGAAGGGCAGCCTGCTCGAGGTGGTGCGCTTCTCGGCCAACGCGCCGGACTGGCTCTACCGCCAGATGAACGGCGTCACCCGCGTCGAGGACGCCCGCGAGGGAGCAGACGTTGACGGCGACTGGATCACCCGCGACGGCTATTTCCGTGAACGGCGCGGTGCGCGCCACATCGGTGTCGCCCCGCACGACTACGCCTTCGGCGAGGCGGCGCGCCAGTCGCGCCTGTTGGCGCTGCGCGACGAGCTCAAGCGCCTCAACGTGCAGATCCTGGCCGACGAGGACGAGCTGGTGAAGGTGACGCGCGAGGCTTCCGGGCTGGCCGATTACCTGTCTGGCATGGATGCGATCCGCCAGCTCGACGACCGCGCCGAGGAGTTCGCCGCGCTGGAGGCGCGCAAGGGCTCGCTGGAGGCGGAAATCGCCCGTCTCGGCGCCGCCCTGGCCGACGCCGCGGCGGAGAAGGAGGCCGCCGACCGCCGCTACGGCGACGCCCGCCTGGCGCACGACCGCGTGTGCCAGCGCGAGCAGGACACCCTCGCCGCCTACCAGCAGCAGCGCCAGGAAGTGGACGGCGCGCGGCGCCAGCTGCGCCGCCTGCTGGCCGAACTGCGCGAGGGCGCACAGCGGCTGCCGGACGGCGCGCTGGCGCCCGAGCACGTCGCGGCGCTGGAGGACGAATTCGACAGCGCCGCCGACGCGCGCCACCAGCTCAGCTATCTCGAGGAGCGGCTGGCCAACGGCGACTGGGAAACCGACGAGGCGGTGCTGCAGCTCAAGGACAAGCTGGTGGACGACTTGGCGCAGATCGACCGCGAGCGCAGTCGGCGCCAGGCCGAGGTCGACCGCTCGCGCGAGCTCACCGACGAGGCGCGCGCCGCCTACATCGGCAAGCTGCGCGCCACGGTGCGCGCCTACGGCCAGAACGTGCGCCGCCTCGGCGAGCTGGCCGGCATCGGCGTCGAGGTCGAGCTGCCGCAGCTCGCCAACGACGATGCGGTGCTGGCGCAGGCCGGCCTGGTGCTCAAGTTCAACTTCGACCAGAAGGGCCTGATGGGCATGAACGACGGCGAGGCCTCGGGCGGCCAGCAGGTGATGAAGTCGCTGATCCTGTTGATCGGGCTGATGATGGACGAGGCCAACCCGTCCGGCTTCGTGTTCATCGACGAGCCGTTCGCGCACCTCGACATCTTCAACATCGACCGCGTCGCCGGCTTCCTCAAGGCCACCGAGGCGCAGTACCTGATCACCACGCCCAACACCCACAACGTCAACATCTTCGCGCCGTCCGAGCTCACCCTGGCGACGCGCAAGAAGCGCCCGGGCGAAACCTGGGCGCCGCCGATCCTGCAGGCGCGGCGGCGGGTGGAGGGCGCGGACAAGGCGCCGTGA
- the obgE gene encoding GTPase ObgE: protein MKFIDEARIEVIAGKGGNGAASFRREKFVPFGGPDGGDGGKGGSVYAVADENVNTLVEYRFVKKYVAQHGEKGHGADCYGKGGDDIELKMPVGTVIIDADTEEVVADLARHGERVMLARGGKGGLGNIHFKSSTNRAPRQCTPGEEGERRNLRLELKVLADVGLLGMPNAGKSTFIRAVSAAKPKVADYPFTTLHPNLGVVRMQDTRSFVIADIPGLIEGAAEGAGLGHRFLKHLSRTGLLLHVVDIAPFDPEVDPVREARAIVEELKKYDETLYNKPRWLVLNKVDMLPEEERELTVSAFLEAYGWPKQQPNDEFEFDMETPRVFTVSALTGEGTQAVTYAMMEYIERVRQAERAAAELAERQAAEAKAAAKAARQNVLTRTAGVDE from the coding sequence ATGAAGTTTATCGATGAAGCCCGTATTGAAGTGATCGCCGGCAAGGGCGGCAATGGCGCGGCCAGTTTCCGCCGCGAGAAGTTCGTGCCGTTCGGCGGTCCGGATGGCGGCGACGGCGGCAAGGGCGGCAGCGTGTACGCGGTGGCGGACGAGAACGTCAACACCCTGGTGGAGTACCGCTTCGTCAAGAAGTACGTGGCACAGCACGGCGAGAAGGGGCACGGCGCGGATTGCTACGGCAAGGGCGGCGACGACATCGAGCTGAAGATGCCGGTGGGCACGGTGATTATCGACGCCGACACCGAAGAGGTAGTGGCCGACCTGGCGCGCCACGGCGAGCGTGTGATGCTGGCACGCGGCGGCAAGGGCGGGCTCGGCAACATCCACTTCAAGTCGTCCACCAACCGCGCGCCGCGCCAGTGCACGCCGGGTGAGGAGGGCGAGCGCCGCAACCTGCGGCTGGAGCTGAAGGTGCTGGCCGACGTCGGCCTGTTGGGCATGCCCAACGCCGGCAAGTCGACCTTCATCCGCGCGGTGTCCGCCGCCAAGCCGAAGGTGGCGGACTACCCGTTCACCACGCTGCACCCCAACCTGGGCGTGGTGCGCATGCAGGATACGCGCAGCTTCGTCATCGCCGACATTCCCGGCCTGATCGAAGGTGCGGCGGAAGGCGCCGGCCTCGGCCACCGCTTCCTCAAGCATTTGAGCCGCACCGGCCTGCTGTTGCACGTGGTGGATATCGCTCCGTTCGACCCCGAGGTCGATCCGGTGCGCGAGGCGCGCGCCATCGTCGAGGAGCTGAAGAAGTACGACGAGACGCTGTACAACAAGCCGCGCTGGCTGGTGCTGAACAAGGTGGACATGCTGCCGGAGGAGGAGCGCGAGCTGACGGTGAGCGCTTTCCTCGAGGCTTATGGCTGGCCGAAGCAGCAGCCCAACGACGAGTTCGAGTTCGACATGGAGACGCCGCGCGTGTTCACCGTGTCGGCGCTGACCGGCGAGGGCACCCAGGCGGTGACCTACGCCATGATGGAGTACATCGAACGCGTGCGTCAGGCCGAGCGTGCCGCCGCCGAGCTGGCCGAACGCCAGGCCGCCGAAGCCAAGGCCGCGGCCAAGGCGGCGCGCCAGAACGTCCTCACCCGTACCGCGGGCGTTGACGAGTAA
- the rpmA gene encoding 50S ribosomal protein L27, with the protein MAHKKAGGSSRNGRDSEAKRLGVKVYGSELIPAGSIIVRQRGTKFHAGENVGMGKDHTLFAKVDGYVEFTTKGALSRKTVNVVPYTGVDGE; encoded by the coding sequence ATGGCACACAAGAAAGCAGGCGGTAGCTCCCGCAACGGTCGTGACTCCGAAGCCAAACGCCTGGGCGTTAAGGTTTACGGCAGCGAACTGATTCCGGCCGGTTCCATCATCGTGCGTCAGCGCGGCACCAAGTTCCACGCTGGCGAAAACGTCGGCATGGGCAAGGACCACACCCTGTTCGCCAAGGTTGATGGCTATGTAGAGTTCACCACCAAGGGTGCTCTGAGCCGCAAGACCGTGAACGTGGTTCCGTACACCGGTGTAGACGGCGAGTAA
- the rplU gene encoding 50S ribosomal protein L21, translated as MYAVVKTGGKQYKVAVGEKLKVEQIPADVDSQIVLEEVLMIADGEQVVVGTPRVAGATVKATVVAHGRGEKVRIFKMRRRKHYQKHQGHRQNYTEIRIDEISK; from the coding sequence ATGTATGCGGTCGTAAAAACTGGCGGCAAGCAGTACAAAGTTGCCGTTGGCGAAAAACTTAAAGTAGAACAGATACCTGCAGACGTCGACAGCCAAATCGTACTCGAAGAAGTGCTGATGATTGCTGACGGTGAGCAGGTTGTTGTGGGCACCCCGCGCGTTGCTGGCGCGACCGTGAAGGCGACCGTGGTCGCTCACGGCCGTGGCGAGAAGGTCCGCATCTTCAAGATGCGTCGCCGTAAGCACTACCAGAAGCATCAGGGTCACCGTCAGAACTACACCGAAATCCGTATCGACGAGATTTCCAAGTAA
- the ispB gene encoding octaprenyl diphosphate synthase codes for MAGTAAFLVTSARIFWPSTTNNPVTNVSSTPLFRSLLADDMQTVDRVIRARLHSDVVLIRQVAEYIISAGGKRLRPVLTLLAGKALDYRGEHLHELAAMIEFIHTATLLHDDVVDESALRRGRETANALFGNAASVLVGDFLYTRAFQMMVTTRNMAILEVMAEATNIIAEGEVLQLLNIGNTDVTEAQYLQVIQYKTAKLFEAAGRVGALIAGATAEQEQALADYGMHLGTAFQIIDDVLDYSGDADTIGKSLGDDLAEGKPTLPLIYTMRHGTPEAAATVRDAIENARGDRFHEVLAAVQSCGALDYAKGEAVRAAERAVAVIANLPDSSSKQALIELARLSVERNS; via the coding sequence ATGGCGGGAACAGCGGCTTTTCTGGTAACATCAGCGCGAATTTTTTGGCCAAGTACAACGAATAACCCGGTTACCAACGTGTCCAGCACCCCGCTCTTCCGCTCCCTGCTCGCCGACGACATGCAGACAGTCGACCGCGTGATCCGTGCCCGCCTGCACTCCGATGTCGTCCTGATCCGCCAGGTGGCGGAATACATCATCTCCGCCGGCGGCAAGCGCCTGCGCCCGGTGCTCACGCTGTTGGCCGGCAAGGCGCTGGACTACCGCGGCGAGCACCTGCACGAACTGGCGGCGATGATCGAATTCATCCACACCGCCACGCTGCTGCACGACGACGTTGTGGACGAATCCGCACTGCGCCGCGGCCGCGAAACCGCCAACGCCCTGTTCGGCAACGCCGCCAGCGTGCTGGTCGGCGATTTCCTCTATACCCGCGCCTTCCAGATGATGGTCACCACGCGCAACATGGCCATCCTGGAAGTGATGGCCGAGGCCACCAACATCATCGCCGAAGGCGAAGTGCTGCAGTTGCTCAACATCGGCAACACCGACGTCACCGAGGCGCAATACCTGCAGGTGATCCAGTACAAGACCGCCAAGCTGTTCGAGGCCGCCGGCCGCGTCGGCGCGCTGATCGCCGGCGCCACGGCGGAACAGGAACAGGCGCTGGCCGACTACGGCATGCACCTGGGCACCGCCTTTCAGATCATCGACGACGTGCTCGACTACTCGGGCGACGCCGACACCATCGGCAAGAGCCTGGGCGACGACCTGGCCGAAGGCAAACCCACGCTGCCCCTGATCTACACCATGCGCCACGGCACCCCGGAAGCGGCCGCCACCGTGCGCGACGCCATCGAGAACGCCCGCGGCGACCGTTTCCACGAAGTGCTGGCTGCGGTACAATCCTGCGGCGCGCTGGACTACGCCAAGGGCGAGGCGGTGCGTGCCGCCGAACGCGCCGTCGCCGTCATCGCCAATCTCCCGGACAGCAGCAGCAAGCAGGCGCTGATCGAACTGGCCCGGCTGTCGGTCGAGCGCAACAGCTGA
- a CDS encoding YkgJ family cysteine cluster protein yields MYADIDRTSTWFKYKDSLCSDCMASCCTMPVEVRLTDLIRIGVVDEFETGEPPKNIAKRLTKQGVIEHFNFKRELFTLARRANGDCHYLDKHTRRCTIYERRPDTCRNHPRIGPRPGYCAYRKKTTS; encoded by the coding sequence ATGTACGCCGACATCGACCGCACCAGCACCTGGTTCAAGTACAAGGACTCGCTGTGCAGCGACTGCATGGCCAGCTGCTGCACCATGCCGGTCGAAGTGCGCCTCACCGACCTGATCCGCATCGGCGTGGTGGACGAATTCGAAACCGGCGAGCCGCCCAAGAACATCGCCAAACGCCTGACGAAGCAGGGCGTGATCGAACACTTCAACTTCAAGCGCGAGCTGTTCACCCTGGCGCGCCGCGCCAACGGCGACTGTCACTACCTCGACAAGCACACCCGACGCTGCACGATTTACGAGCGGCGGCCGGACACCTGCCGCAACCACCCGCGCATCGGCCCCCGCCCCGGCTACTGCGCCTACCGCAAGAAAACCACCTCATGA
- a CDS encoding VF530 family DNA-binding protein — MSSPQPNNPLHGVTLEKMLNELVAHYGWERLGALIDIRCFNHDPSIKSSLTFLRRTPWARDQVEALYLQLKRTTPAPATGGKASFIKPRKG, encoded by the coding sequence ATGAGTTCGCCGCAACCGAACAACCCGCTGCACGGCGTGACGCTGGAGAAAATGCTGAACGAGCTGGTGGCGCACTACGGCTGGGAACGGCTGGGCGCGCTGATCGACATCCGCTGCTTCAACCACGACCCGAGCATCAAGTCCAGCCTGACCTTCCTGCGCCGCACGCCCTGGGCGCGCGATCAGGTCGAGGCGCTCTACCTGCAGCTCAAACGCACCACCCCTGCTCCCGCCACCGGCGGCAAGGCCAGCTTCATCAAGCCACGCAAGGGCTGA
- a CDS encoding penicillin-binding protein 1A, whose product MFKRIFAILAGLLIGGSILAAGGLAIAIIITYPRLPSLDVLTDYRPKIPLRVFAADGQLIGEFGEERRSFMRIHDVPVLMKQAVLAAEDDRFYQHSGIDYVGVMRAAVGNIVSGHARSGASTITMQVAKNFFLSSEKTFTRKFNEALLAFKIEHTLSKDQILELYFNQIYLGQRAYGFAAAAQAYYGKAIKDLSVAEMAMLAGLPKAPSAYNPVVNPGRARLRQQYVLRRMRELNFISQEQYDAALAEKLHLAGQGAEASMPAQYVAEMVRQAMYDRYRDQAYTQGFRVFTTIDSQHQQWAFDALRAGLMDYDRRHSYRGPEGFVDLSGLEGDERIEALDEALAELRDSGDLQPGVVLEASGRAVKVYLRGGAVATVSGRGLDFARRALSNKLTPAQQLRPGAIVRVRADSKGGWNIAQMPEVEGAFVSLDTRTGAIKSLVGGFDFNRSSFNHVTQAWRQPGSTFKPFIYSAGIERGFTPSTLINDAPLSIDPQALGGQRWEPKNDDGKFAGMIPMRRALALSKNLVSIRVLMAIGTDYAQQYIQRFGFAAKQHPAYLTMALGAGSATPLQMAEGYSTFANGGFRVRSYFIDRIEDVNGRVLAKTVPTVAGQNAPQVIDPRNAFIMTSMMKDVVRFGTANRAMTLGRQDLAGKTGTTSDFRDAWFAGFNPNLAAVVWVGYDQPRSLGRYGYGGTAALPIWINYMANALKGAPEIDLPPPQGVVVRTGGGLRGGDEFYYEEFQHTNPELRLDNSGTVPGGAAASDEESVGPDTQGENPQGTPPARDAVENVKELLF is encoded by the coding sequence ATGTTTAAACGAATTTTTGCGATTCTTGCCGGTTTGCTTATTGGTGGTTCCATTCTGGCGGCCGGAGGCCTGGCAATCGCAATCATCATAACGTATCCGCGTCTTCCCAGTCTTGACGTCCTTACCGATTACCGGCCGAAGATTCCGCTGCGTGTGTTCGCCGCGGATGGTCAGCTGATCGGCGAATTCGGCGAGGAACGGCGCTCTTTCATGCGCATCCACGATGTGCCCGTGCTGATGAAGCAGGCTGTGCTGGCTGCGGAGGACGACCGATTTTATCAGCATAGCGGGATCGATTATGTCGGAGTGATGCGTGCTGCCGTCGGCAATATCGTATCAGGCCACGCAAGGTCCGGCGCCAGTACCATCACCATGCAGGTGGCAAAAAATTTCTTCCTATCCAGTGAAAAGACTTTTACGCGGAAGTTTAACGAGGCTTTGCTGGCTTTCAAGATCGAGCACACGCTGTCGAAGGACCAGATCCTCGAGCTGTATTTCAACCAGATCTACCTGGGGCAACGTGCTTACGGTTTCGCGGCGGCGGCGCAGGCTTATTATGGCAAAGCAATCAAAGACTTGAGCGTCGCGGAAATGGCGATGCTGGCCGGCCTGCCCAAGGCGCCGTCGGCGTATAACCCGGTGGTGAACCCGGGACGGGCGCGGCTGCGCCAGCAGTACGTGCTGCGCCGCATGCGCGAGCTGAATTTCATCAGCCAGGAACAGTACGACGCCGCACTGGCCGAGAAGCTGCACTTGGCGGGACAAGGGGCCGAGGCCAGCATGCCGGCCCAGTATGTGGCGGAAATGGTACGCCAGGCCATGTACGACCGTTATCGCGACCAGGCCTATACGCAGGGGTTCCGCGTGTTCACCACCATCGACAGCCAGCACCAGCAGTGGGCGTTCGACGCGCTGCGCGCCGGCCTGATGGATTACGACCGCCGCCACAGCTACCGCGGCCCGGAGGGCTTCGTCGATCTGTCCGGCCTGGAGGGCGACGAGCGCATCGAGGCGCTGGACGAGGCGCTGGCGGAGCTGCGCGACAGTGGCGACCTGCAGCCGGGCGTGGTGCTCGAGGCTTCGGGCCGTGCCGTCAAGGTCTACCTGCGCGGCGGCGCGGTGGCGACGGTGAGCGGCCGTGGTCTCGATTTCGCGCGCCGTGCGCTGAGCAACAAGCTGACCCCGGCCCAGCAGCTGCGGCCGGGGGCCATCGTGCGGGTGAGGGCGGATAGCAAGGGGGGCTGGAACATCGCCCAGATGCCGGAGGTGGAGGGGGCGTTCGTGTCGCTCGATACCCGTACCGGGGCGATCAAGTCGCTGGTCGGTGGTTTCGACTTCAACCGCAGCAGCTTCAACCACGTCACCCAGGCCTGGCGCCAGCCCGGCTCGACCTTCAAGCCGTTCATCTATTCGGCCGGCATCGAACGCGGTTTCACGCCCTCGACGCTGATCAACGATGCGCCGTTGAGCATCGATCCGCAGGCCTTGGGCGGGCAGCGCTGGGAGCCGAAGAACGACGACGGCAAGTTCGCCGGCATGATCCCGATGCGCCGCGCCTTGGCGCTGTCGAAGAACCTGGTGTCGATCCGCGTGCTGATGGCCATCGGTACCGATTATGCCCAGCAGTACATTCAGCGCTTCGGTTTTGCCGCCAAACAGCACCCGGCCTACCTGACCATGGCGCTGGGGGCGGGGTCGGCCACGCCGCTGCAGATGGCCGAGGGTTACTCCACCTTCGCCAACGGTGGCTTCCGCGTCCGTTCCTACTTCATCGACCGCATCGAGGACGTGAATGGCCGCGTGCTGGCCAAGACCGTGCCGACCGTGGCCGGGCAGAATGCGCCGCAGGTGATCGATCCGCGTAACGCCTTCATCATGACCAGCATGATGAAGGACGTGGTGCGCTTCGGCACCGCCAACCGCGCCATGACGCTGGGGCGGCAGGACCTGGCGGGTAAGACCGGTACCACCAGCGATTTCCGCGATGCCTGGTTCGCCGGCTTCAACCCGAACCTGGCGGCGGTGGTGTGGGTCGGCTATGACCAGCCGCGCAGCCTGGGGCGCTACGGTTACGGCGGCACGGCCGCCCTGCCGATCTGGATCAACTACATGGCGAATGCGCTGAAGGGCGCGCCCGAGATCGATCTGCCGCCGCCGCAAGGGGTGGTAGTGCGTACCGGCGGGGGCTTGCGTGGTGGCGACGAGTTCTATTACGAGGAATTCCAGCATACCAACCCCGAGTTGCGGCTGGATAACTCCGGTACCGTGCCGGGTGGCGCGGCGGCTTCCGACGAGGAGAGTGTCGGCCCCGATACCCAGGGTGAGAACCCGCAGGGTACGCCGCCGGCGCGCGACGCGGTGGAGAACGTCAAGGAGCTGCTGTTCTGA